In Mercenaria mercenaria strain notata chromosome 15, MADL_Memer_1, whole genome shotgun sequence, a single genomic region encodes these proteins:
- the LOC123555930 gene encoding carbohydrate sulfotransferase 15-like isoform X2, with the protein MCQNIRRKYITSYNMFCMFNMKHIRNIMLMFLSATWLILMYIVNIFLFSKGNNLYLIKYLGVDTFSDASLIWNERQKLTVFKRIDTTPELTGKLPFLSNYKCPCWYEAAPESGRKLRCLPYFYVIGVPKCGTTDLCNRIMMHPLISDKVMKGNHWFTEYRYGRFAALSNYLQLFDYAVETDIKGIQTQNGYHNAIFGDCTPSLSWNSRRLFVRARKGNQTGEPPSNADIIKHLNPHSKSIAILRNPTERLYSEYLFFNEEGTSNPEEFHERVLNSIRNMTMCLQNNTLRYCVYYEKKGRASYRMAEKVRLQVGIYHVFLEDFLKAFGREQMLVIKLENYSNKINETMQKVFSFLGVGSVRDPVLFKNITSIGRANVRSGGDTLVGDMLPETRQLLSDFYKPYNERLKALLGKEFDYNQN; encoded by the exons ATGTGCCAAAACATAAGGAGAAAATATATAACATCGTATAATATGTTTTG CATGTTTAATATGAAGCACATACGGAATATAATGTTGATGTTTCTCTCAGCAACATGGCTGATCCTAATGTATATcgtcaacatttttcttttttctaaag GGAATAAtctatatttgataaaatatcttgGAGTTGATACCTTCTCTGACGCCTCTCTTATTTGGAACGAAAGACAAAAGTTGACTGTTTTCAAAAGGATAGATACAACTCCGGAATTAACG GGAAAGCTTCCGTTTCTATCAAATTACAAGTGCCCTTGTTGGTACGAAGCCGCACCAGAATCAGGCCGGAAGTTGCGATGTTTGCCCTACTTTTACGTCATTGGAGTCCCGAAATGCGGAACCACAGATCTGTGTAACAGGATAATGATGCACCCGCTGATTTCTGACAAAGTGATGAAAGGGAACCATTGGTTTACCGAATACAGATACG GAAGATTTGCAGCACTCTCAAATTATCTTCAGCTGTTTGACTATGCAGTGGAAACTGATATTAAAGGAATACAAACACAAAATGGATATCACAATGCAATATTTG ggGACTGTACTCCATCTCTTAGTTGGAACAGTCGGCGTTTATTTGTTCGAGCACGAAAAGGGAATCAGACTGGAGAGCCACCGTCAAATGCTgatatcataaaacatttaaatccaCATTCAAAAAGCATCGCAATTCTTCGTAATCCTACTGAAAG GTTGTATTCAGAATATTTGTTCTTTAACGAAGAAGGCACAAGTAATCCCGAGGAATTTCATGAACGTGTGCTAAATTCAATACGTAATATGACTATGTGTCTACAAAACAATACTTTACGATACTGTGTTTACTATGAAAAGAAAGGAAGGGCATCATATCGCATGGCGGAGAAG GTTAGGTTACAAGTAGGAATCTATCATGTGTTTCTTGAAGACTTTTTGAAGGCCTTTGGACGGGAACAGATGTTAGTCATTAAACTAgaaaattattcaaacaaaataaacgaGACCATGCAAAAAGTGTTCTCCTTCTTGGGTGTTG GCAGTGTCAGGGACCCAGTCTTGTTCAAAAACATAACTTCGATAGGTCGAGCTAATGTAAGATCGGGAGGTGATACACTTGTTGGCGACATGTTACCAGAAACTAGACAACTtctttcagacttttataaaccaTATAATGAACGCTTGAAAGCATTGCTTGGGAAAGAATTTGATTATAATCAAAATTGA
- the LOC123555948 gene encoding heavy metal-binding protein HIP-like: protein MDFKRLILFSALLVASLALENEFTEKTTYQDKGDDGNIHEIAKTPDTDKKMEDILVRMEQLEAREKVREKTYMKEIQHLRRQLFIQTRRTSSLERLVKSMYKKDSSHVIQEPEGNEQRIKSPGVQSINVQESQRIRRAENEHPVAFFASLNQHLTNVGAHQPITFNNVVTNIGNAYNSHFGSFIAPVPGTYVFSATLLSHYHSKYHAQFVKNGQGITYMIMSGSESDYGTMSQTVVLQLQKGDDVCVQNLRSEGPIYGDNYTTFSGFLQQEDFSSVEIVGK, encoded by the exons ATGGATTTCAAAAGACTCATTTTATTTTCCGCACTTCTGGTTGCTTCCTTGGCTTTAGAAAATGAATTTACAGAGAAAACGACGTATCAAGACAAAGGAGATGATGGGAACATTCACGAAATAGCTAAAACACCCGATACCGACAAGAAGATGGAGGATATTTTAGTTCGTATGGAACAACTCGAAGCCCGAGAGAAAGTACGAGAGAAGACGTATATGAAAGAGATACAACACTTACGGCGTCAACTATTCATCCAAACCCGACGAACTTCATCTCTAGAAAGACTTGTGAAAAGTATGTACAAGAAGGATTCAAGCCATGTAATCCAAGAACCTGAAGGCAATGAACAACGAATCAAGTCACCGGGGGTTCAGTCAATTAACG tacaAGAAAGCCAAAGGATTCGCCGAGCTGAAAACGAACATCCAGTCGCCTTCTTCGCTTCACTTAATCAGCATCTCACTAACGTTGGAGCTCATCAGCCAATTACCTTTAATAACGTCGTAACAAACATCGGCAATGCTTACAACAGTCATTTTGGTTCCTTCATTGCTCCAGTTCCTGGTACGTACGTCTTCTCAGCAACTCTCCTGTCACATTACCATTCAAAGTACCATGCACAATTTGTCAAAAATGGACAAGGAATAACATATATGATAATGAGCGGTTCAGAATCAGATTATGGAACAATGAGCCAAACAGTTGTACTGCAGCTTCAGAAAGGTGACGATGTCTGCGTCCAAAACCTCCGCTCAGAGGGGCCAATATACGGGGACAACTATACTACATTCTCTGGATTTCTGCAACAGGAAGATTTCTCAAGTGTAGAAATTGTCGGAAAATAA
- the LOC123555930 gene encoding carbohydrate sulfotransferase 15-like isoform X1, whose protein sequence is MCQNIRRKYITSYNMFCMFNMKHIRNIMLMFLSATWLILMYIVNIFLFSKGNNLYLIKYLGVDTFSDASLIWNERQKLTVFKRIDTTPELTGKLPFLSNYKCPCWYEAAPESGRKLRCLPYFYVIGVPKCGTTDLCNRIMMHPLISDKVMKGNHWFTEYRYGKGRFAALSNYLQLFDYAVETDIKGIQTQNGYHNAIFGDCTPSLSWNSRRLFVRARKGNQTGEPPSNADIIKHLNPHSKSIAILRNPTERLYSEYLFFNEEGTSNPEEFHERVLNSIRNMTMCLQNNTLRYCVYYEKKGRASYRMAEKVRLQVGIYHVFLEDFLKAFGREQMLVIKLENYSNKINETMQKVFSFLGVGSVRDPVLFKNITSIGRANVRSGGDTLVGDMLPETRQLLSDFYKPYNERLKALLGKEFDYNQN, encoded by the exons ATGTGCCAAAACATAAGGAGAAAATATATAACATCGTATAATATGTTTTG CATGTTTAATATGAAGCACATACGGAATATAATGTTGATGTTTCTCTCAGCAACATGGCTGATCCTAATGTATATcgtcaacatttttcttttttctaaag GGAATAAtctatatttgataaaatatcttgGAGTTGATACCTTCTCTGACGCCTCTCTTATTTGGAACGAAAGACAAAAGTTGACTGTTTTCAAAAGGATAGATACAACTCCGGAATTAACG GGAAAGCTTCCGTTTCTATCAAATTACAAGTGCCCTTGTTGGTACGAAGCCGCACCAGAATCAGGCCGGAAGTTGCGATGTTTGCCCTACTTTTACGTCATTGGAGTCCCGAAATGCGGAACCACAGATCTGTGTAACAGGATAATGATGCACCCGCTGATTTCTGACAAAGTGATGAAAGGGAACCATTGGTTTACCGAATACAGATACGGTAAAG GAAGATTTGCAGCACTCTCAAATTATCTTCAGCTGTTTGACTATGCAGTGGAAACTGATATTAAAGGAATACAAACACAAAATGGATATCACAATGCAATATTTG ggGACTGTACTCCATCTCTTAGTTGGAACAGTCGGCGTTTATTTGTTCGAGCACGAAAAGGGAATCAGACTGGAGAGCCACCGTCAAATGCTgatatcataaaacatttaaatccaCATTCAAAAAGCATCGCAATTCTTCGTAATCCTACTGAAAG GTTGTATTCAGAATATTTGTTCTTTAACGAAGAAGGCACAAGTAATCCCGAGGAATTTCATGAACGTGTGCTAAATTCAATACGTAATATGACTATGTGTCTACAAAACAATACTTTACGATACTGTGTTTACTATGAAAAGAAAGGAAGGGCATCATATCGCATGGCGGAGAAG GTTAGGTTACAAGTAGGAATCTATCATGTGTTTCTTGAAGACTTTTTGAAGGCCTTTGGACGGGAACAGATGTTAGTCATTAAACTAgaaaattattcaaacaaaataaacgaGACCATGCAAAAAGTGTTCTCCTTCTTGGGTGTTG GCAGTGTCAGGGACCCAGTCTTGTTCAAAAACATAACTTCGATAGGTCGAGCTAATGTAAGATCGGGAGGTGATACACTTGTTGGCGACATGTTACCAGAAACTAGACAACTtctttcagacttttataaaccaTATAATGAACGCTTGAAAGCATTGCTTGGGAAAGAATTTGATTATAATCAAAATTGA
- the LOC123562279 gene encoding uncharacterized protein LOC123562279 — MQKENNEETMLTRHQDERSDWSIQNAAAASEQLDTSKKFEDLTARMERLEAREKAREQKYVNEIQNLRRQLSIQSRRTSSLERLVNRLWNKRFNHKNQGMDKHENTSKDLEERIKSPTLHSRDVKRSQRIRRGENNSQVAFFAVLTQHLTQVGAISQLFSIMWKQISATLTIVILVLSNPFYGLPL, encoded by the exons ATGCAAAAGGAGAATAACGAAGAAACCATGCTTACACGACATCAAGACGAACGCAGTGATTGGTCCATTCAAAACGCAGCAGCAGCATCTGAACAGCTTGATACCAGTAAGAAGTTTGAGGATCTCACGGCTCGCATGGAACGTCTCGAGGCCCGCGAAAAGGCTCGAGAACAAAAATATGTGAACGAGATACAAAATTTAAGACGCCAGCTTTCCATCCAATCTCGACGTACCTCATCACTAGAAAGACTTGTCAATCGCCTTTGGAATAAACGTTTTAACCACAAAAACCAGGGAATGGATAAACACGAAAATACTTCGAAAGACTTAGAGGAAAGGATCAAGTCACCGACATTACATTCTCGTGACG TGAAACGAAGCCAAAGGATTCGGCGAGGCGAGAACAATAGCCAGGTTGCCTTTTTTGCGGTACTAACACAACATCTCACTCAGGTCGGAGCTATCAGCCAATTGTTTTCAATAATGTGGAAACAAATATCGGCAACGCTTACAATAGTCATTTTGGTTCTCAGCAACCCTTTTTACGGACTACCGCTCTGA